A window from Nitrospirota bacterium encodes these proteins:
- a CDS encoding zinc dependent phospholipase C family protein, protein MSILLILLVLPLFLLWPDDAFAWGPATHLQLGWQIINNPAMLAAPVKPLLEAFPYDYLYGCISADIVVGKRFTRELKHCHNWHVGFNVLSMAESHSQRAFAYGYLSHLAADTIAHNYYVPEKMVSAYSTRFLRHIYWEMRFDALSDKIVWDLPQKIMKDVHADNDPLLDSVLENTLLSFSTNKTIFNNVMMIHRIEQWHKMIGRLSSYSRWVLHKEDAEIYYQKSLNAILDMLQREESAACIKEDPTGRKNLALAKHLRKNLKFMKRNGMGSTIVTPVFPFMEVTDLSTEIRKNRS, encoded by the coding sequence TTGTCTATACTTCTGATCCTTCTTGTCCTTCCGCTGTTTCTCCTTTGGCCGGATGATGCATTTGCATGGGGACCGGCCACACATCTCCAGCTTGGCTGGCAGATAATAAATAATCCTGCCATGCTTGCTGCCCCGGTAAAACCACTCCTTGAGGCATTCCCATATGACTATCTTTATGGTTGTATCAGCGCTGACATTGTGGTGGGTAAGAGATTTACCAGAGAATTAAAACACTGCCACAACTGGCACGTGGGGTTCAATGTCCTGAGCATGGCAGAAAGCCACTCACAAAGGGCATTTGCATACGGATATCTCAGTCATCTCGCTGCAGATACCATAGCCCACAACTATTATGTCCCTGAAAAGATGGTATCTGCCTACTCTACGAGATTCCTGCGGCATATCTACTGGGAAATGCGTTTTGACGCCTTATCGGACAAGATAGTCTGGGACCTGCCCCAGAAGATCATGAAAGATGTACATGCTGACAATGACCCTCTGCTGGATAGCGTCCTTGAGAATACCCTGCTTTCATTCAGCACGAACAAGACCATTTTTAACAATGTTATGATGATACACAGGATAGAACAGTGGCATAAAATGATTGGCAGGCTTTCATCATACTCCAGATGGGTATTACATAAAGAAGATGCAGAAATATATTATCAGAAGTCGTTGAACGCCATCCTGGACATGCTGCAGAGAGAAGAGTCGGCGGCGTGTATCAAAGAAGACCCTACCGGCAGGAAGAATCTTGCCCTGGCCAAGCACCTGCGAAAGAACTTAAAATTCATGAAAAGAAACGGTATGGGTTCCACCATTGTAACACCGGTATTTCCCTTCATGGAGGTTACAGATCTATCAACGGAGATTCGGAAAAACAGGTCTTAG